From the genome of Halorussus caseinilyticus, one region includes:
- a CDS encoding complex I NDUFA9 subunit family protein produces MNILVVGGTGFIGTNLVAELVERGHDVTALARDPDEADFPAGVERARGDVTAYDSIEGAFEDQDVAINLVALSPLFKPSGGKSHTKVHLGGTKNVVEAAEDHGVRKLVQMSALGADSNGPTEYLRSKGQAEEVVRDSELAYTIFRPSVVFGEGGEFVSFTKTLTTPYVTALPGGGRSRFQPIWVGDLAPMLAEGVEEDHDGETYEIGGPEVLTLADVARLAYRADGKSVTVLPLPMALARVGLAAADPVPFVPFGNDQYRSLEVDNVVAHNDIDAFGVAETDLTTLSGYLELPSR; encoded by the coding sequence ATGAACATTCTCGTCGTCGGAGGAACCGGCTTCATCGGCACGAACCTCGTCGCCGAACTGGTAGAGCGAGGGCACGACGTGACGGCGTTGGCACGCGACCCCGACGAGGCCGACTTCCCCGCGGGCGTCGAACGCGCGCGAGGGGACGTGACCGCCTACGACTCCATCGAAGGCGCGTTCGAGGACCAAGACGTGGCAATCAACCTCGTCGCGCTTTCGCCGCTGTTCAAGCCCTCCGGCGGGAAGTCCCACACCAAAGTCCACCTCGGCGGGACGAAGAACGTGGTCGAGGCCGCCGAGGACCACGGCGTCCGGAAACTCGTCCAGATGAGCGCGCTCGGTGCCGACTCGAACGGCCCGACCGAGTATCTCCGCTCGAAGGGGCAGGCCGAGGAAGTCGTCCGAGACTCGGAGTTGGCCTACACCATCTTCCGGCCCTCGGTCGTCTTCGGCGAGGGCGGCGAGTTCGTCTCGTTCACGAAGACGCTCACGACGCCCTACGTCACGGCCCTGCCGGGCGGCGGACGCTCGCGCTTCCAACCGATTTGGGTCGGGGACCTCGCGCCGATGCTCGCCGAGGGCGTCGAGGAGGACCACGACGGCGAGACGTACGAAATCGGCGGCCCGGAGGTGTTGACGCTGGCCGACGTTGCCCGCCTCGCCTACCGCGCGGACGGCAAGTCGGTGACGGTCCTCCCCCTGCCGATGGCGCTCGCGCGAGTCGGACTGGCCGCGGCCGACCCGGTACCGTTCGTCCCGTTCGGCAACGACCAGTACCGGTCGCTCGAAGTGGACAACGTGGTCGCCCACAACGACATCGACGCGTTCGGCGTCGCAGAGACCGATTTGACCACTCTCTCGGGGTATCTCGAACTCCCGAGCCGGTAG
- the deoC gene encoding deoxyribose-phosphate aldolase gives MNDSELAAAIDHTVLGPETTLDDVKRVLDEADEYGMNACIPPCYVAEAAEHAPEVTLATVVGFPHGQHATAAKREEAVVAYEDGADELDMVINIGRLKAGDDETVRADIEEVVAAVPVPVKVIIETALLTDDEKRRACEAAEEADAAFVKTSTGFADGGAKVEDVELMSEYLPVKASGGVGNYEQAKAMLDAGAERIGASSGVEIVEDFRRNY, from the coding sequence ATGAACGACAGCGAACTCGCCGCCGCAATCGACCACACCGTCCTCGGACCGGAGACGACCCTCGACGACGTGAAGCGCGTCCTCGACGAGGCCGACGAGTACGGCATGAACGCCTGCATCCCGCCGTGCTACGTCGCCGAGGCCGCCGAACACGCCCCCGAAGTCACCCTCGCCACCGTCGTCGGGTTCCCCCACGGCCAGCACGCGACGGCGGCCAAGCGCGAGGAGGCCGTCGTCGCCTACGAGGACGGCGCGGACGAGTTGGACATGGTGATAAATATCGGCCGTCTGAAGGCCGGAGACGACGAGACCGTCCGCGCGGACATCGAAGAAGTCGTCGCCGCCGTCCCCGTCCCGGTGAAGGTCATCATCGAGACGGCCCTGCTCACCGACGACGAGAAGCGCCGGGCGTGCGAGGCCGCGGAGGAGGCCGACGCCGCGTTCGTCAAGACCTCCACCGGGTTCGCCGACGGCGGCGCGAAGGTCGAGGACGTGGAACTGATGAGCGAGTACCTGCCGGTCAAAGCCAGCGGCGGCGTCGGTAACTACGAGCAGGCGAAGGCGATGCTCGACGCCGGGGCCGAGCGCATCGGCGCGAGTTCGGGCGTCGAAATCGTCGAGGACTTCCGACGGAACTACTGA
- the tmk gene encoding dTMP kinase, giving the protein MLITLEGLDGSGKTTVWEVLREEFPEFVFTREPTETWYGEAVNRSMEDDDTDPLAELFLFTADHAAHLSGTVRPALADGKVVVSDRYSDSRYAYQAVSIEGRVKRPLEYIRGVHQPWTRPPDATLYFDVDPETGAARSGATNKFEQAAFLSQVQSNYERLLSAEPERFVRIDATRSPEAVIDSAVEAVERLLDDRTERDGGERDGADE; this is encoded by the coding sequence ATGCTCATCACCTTGGAGGGTCTCGACGGGAGCGGCAAGACGACCGTCTGGGAGGTCCTGCGCGAGGAGTTCCCCGAGTTCGTCTTCACCCGCGAACCCACCGAGACGTGGTACGGCGAGGCGGTGAATCGCTCTATGGAGGACGACGACACCGACCCGCTCGCCGAGTTGTTCCTCTTCACCGCCGACCACGCCGCCCACCTCTCGGGGACGGTCCGGCCTGCGCTCGCAGACGGAAAGGTCGTCGTCTCGGACCGCTACTCGGACTCGCGGTACGCGTATCAGGCGGTCAGCATCGAGGGGCGGGTCAAGCGACCGCTGGAGTACATCCGCGGAGTCCACCAACCGTGGACTCGGCCGCCGGACGCGACGCTCTACTTCGACGTAGACCCGGAGACGGGCGCGGCCCGGAGCGGCGCGACCAACAAGTTCGAGCAGGCGGCGTTCCTGAGTCAGGTCCAGTCGAACTACGAGCGACTCCTCAGCGCCGAACCCGAGCGGTTCGTCCGCATCGACGCCACCCGGTCGCCCGAGGCGGTCATCGACTCGGCGGTGGAAGCGGTCGAGCGACTGCTGGACGACCGGACCGAGCGTGACGGAGGCGAACGCGACGGGGCCGACGAGTAG